Proteins encoded together in one Streptomyces umbrinus window:
- the cobT gene encoding nicotinate-nucleotide--dimethylbenzimidazole phosphoribosyltransferase yields MTDTGQVPGEGLPENQGMVEQPGVPAPGAYTYLSDSTAEDEDLLLLPGAQGAWGNEVAPPAPAPVVETVHEPGPHETAGRDSGSVDLSAVRMSSPAPQPPVARRPLHLGPPTPDGAGSPVRSLADRGPAGAPVHAVPVRQAGPPTVGPEYLDVPRDEIAPQGAAPWGAQAQVQVAPPVAQVGSEAAAAETVFPESGGAHAGGTPDDGPAPVAEAAHASDAGGVPLAGGEGIPAAQSPAEVPAPEQAQVEQAQQVHPDPPGAAEVHEAGPAPVQAVADVPEAEPAPEAVPAPDPAYVPQQPEAVQVPEAVQVPEAVQAPEAVQAPEAVQAPEAVAQAPEAVQVQDYAQAPLLADGSLFPQAPETPQTHEVAQTAPEFAPAPDLAQFPQPTPFPVAPVAAYASQQSDDTGSHAPEAYQPPQALGEVQPAHAEPDPHSQAAYAAEQQFQDHAAQFAEAGPQAEIPQQQPQLAEPAPAVEEAAQAQEAAQPPQFTEPAEAPVVSVADVDPSQAAQVDIAVQPEAPEPAAVPDQVAAPEPLAVHGDPSHDAPAQGHESHGHESHGHEPHDEAAVVMAAPVEVAHAEERVGQFVPVEGTIPTTPHLAPTPPHAMTVPPFPEELAEQPAEETPAPVAATTEQLATAEQFAPVEQVMPVEQPAPEPVPDAAPAEEPVPALTLPTPREPEQAPEAEATPVPEAPVEDQDHQGQGHDQDAEPVAAQHAEDLDTRAADQEESTAAVAETREPAGPAAPGYDDAEREAVLRVMRERRDIRNGFRSDPIPHDVLLRVLEAAHTAPSVGHSQPWDFVVIRSAETRRTMHELAQRQREAYAKSLPKGRAKQFKELKIEAILDTPVNIVVTADSTRGGRHTLGRHTQPQMAPYSSALAVENLWLAARAEGLGVGWVSFFDEREMVRELGLPEHLDVVAYLCVGYVDEFPEEPELLQAGWSKRRPLSWVVHEETYGRRALPGEEPHDLLAETVSNIRPLDAKALGEAWERQKRMTKPAGALGMLEIISAQLSGLSRMCPPPIPEPAAVAIFAGDHGVHAQGVTPWPQEVTGQMVANILGGGAVCNAFANQVGAEVCVVDVGVASDLPATPGLLPRKVRAGTADMTTGPALTREEVKAAIEVGIETARDLVAAGNKALITGEMGIANTTASAALISVFTDSDPADVTGRGTGINDETLARKTEVVRRALELHQPDPADPIGVLAAIGGLEHAAMVGLLLGGASLRTPVILDGVSAGAAALVARAIAPEVLAACIAGHRSAEPGHVAALNKLGLRPLVDLDLRLGEGTGALLALPVVQSAARAMHEVATFDSAGVTEK; encoded by the coding sequence ATGACCGACACCGGCCAGGTCCCGGGCGAGGGGCTGCCGGAGAACCAAGGCATGGTGGAGCAGCCGGGCGTCCCCGCCCCCGGCGCGTACACCTACCTCTCCGACAGCACCGCCGAAGACGAAGACCTGTTGCTGCTGCCGGGCGCCCAGGGCGCGTGGGGCAACGAAGTGGCCCCGCCGGCCCCGGCGCCGGTCGTCGAGACCGTCCACGAACCGGGACCGCACGAGACGGCGGGCCGCGACAGCGGCTCGGTCGACCTCAGCGCCGTCCGGATGTCCTCGCCCGCTCCGCAGCCGCCCGTCGCCCGTCGCCCGCTGCACCTCGGCCCGCCCACCCCGGACGGCGCCGGCAGCCCGGTCCGTTCCCTCGCCGACCGCGGCCCGGCGGGAGCACCGGTCCACGCCGTTCCCGTACGACAGGCCGGTCCGCCCACCGTCGGTCCCGAGTACCTCGACGTGCCGCGGGACGAGATCGCGCCGCAGGGCGCGGCTCCCTGGGGAGCACAGGCTCAGGTACAGGTCGCGCCGCCGGTGGCACAGGTCGGCTCGGAGGCCGCGGCTGCAGAAACGGTCTTCCCCGAGAGCGGGGGAGCGCACGCCGGTGGCACTCCGGACGACGGGCCCGCGCCGGTCGCGGAGGCCGCGCACGCTTCCGACGCCGGGGGTGTCCCGCTCGCGGGGGGCGAAGGAATCCCCGCCGCTCAGTCTCCGGCCGAGGTGCCCGCCCCCGAGCAGGCCCAGGTGGAGCAGGCACAGCAGGTGCATCCGGACCCGCCGGGCGCTGCCGAGGTCCACGAGGCCGGGCCCGCTCCGGTCCAGGCCGTCGCCGACGTTCCGGAGGCGGAGCCGGCCCCGGAGGCCGTACCGGCTCCGGATCCCGCGTACGTTCCTCAGCAGCCGGAAGCCGTGCAGGTTCCCGAAGCCGTGCAGGTTCCCGAAGCCGTGCAGGCTCCCGAAGCGGTACAGGCTCCCGAAGCGGTCCAGGCACCGGAGGCCGTCGCCCAGGCCCCGGAAGCGGTTCAGGTCCAGGACTACGCGCAGGCCCCGCTGCTCGCGGACGGTTCGCTCTTCCCGCAGGCTCCGGAGACGCCCCAGACCCACGAGGTCGCCCAGACCGCCCCCGAGTTCGCGCCCGCTCCGGACCTCGCCCAGTTCCCGCAGCCCACGCCGTTCCCGGTAGCGCCGGTCGCCGCATACGCCTCGCAGCAGTCGGACGACACCGGCTCGCACGCGCCCGAGGCGTACCAGCCTCCGCAGGCGCTCGGCGAGGTGCAGCCCGCGCACGCGGAGCCGGACCCGCACTCGCAGGCCGCGTACGCGGCGGAGCAGCAGTTCCAGGACCATGCGGCGCAGTTCGCCGAGGCCGGTCCGCAGGCCGAGATCCCGCAGCAGCAACCGCAGTTGGCGGAACCCGCGCCCGCCGTGGAAGAGGCCGCCCAGGCTCAGGAGGCCGCCCAGCCCCCGCAGTTCACGGAGCCCGCGGAAGCGCCCGTCGTGAGCGTCGCCGACGTCGACCCCTCGCAGGCGGCCCAGGTCGACATCGCCGTACAGCCCGAGGCACCCGAACCGGCGGCGGTACCCGACCAGGTCGCGGCACCCGAACCGCTCGCGGTCCACGGCGACCCGAGCCACGACGCCCCGGCCCAGGGCCACGAGTCCCACGGCCACGAGTCCCACGGCCACGAGCCCCACGACGAAGCGGCCGTCGTCATGGCCGCCCCCGTGGAGGTGGCCCACGCGGAAGAGCGCGTCGGTCAGTTCGTGCCGGTCGAGGGCACCATCCCGACCACCCCGCACCTGGCTCCGACCCCGCCGCACGCCATGACCGTGCCGCCCTTCCCGGAGGAACTCGCCGAGCAGCCCGCCGAGGAGACGCCGGCCCCGGTCGCGGCGACCACAGAGCAGCTCGCGACCGCTGAACAGTTCGCGCCCGTCGAGCAAGTCATGCCGGTCGAGCAGCCCGCGCCCGAGCCCGTGCCCGACGCCGCGCCCGCGGAGGAGCCGGTACCGGCACTCACCCTGCCCACCCCCAGGGAGCCCGAGCAGGCCCCCGAGGCCGAGGCAACTCCCGTACCGGAGGCTCCGGTCGAGGACCAGGACCACCAGGGCCAGGGCCACGACCAGGACGCGGAGCCCGTAGCCGCACAGCACGCGGAGGACCTGGACACCAGGGCCGCCGACCAGGAAGAGAGCACGGCCGCCGTGGCAGAGACGAGAGAGCCCGCCGGCCCGGCCGCGCCCGGCTACGACGACGCCGAGCGCGAGGCCGTCCTGCGCGTGATGCGCGAGCGCCGGGACATCCGCAACGGCTTCCGCAGCGACCCCATCCCGCACGACGTGCTGCTCCGGGTCCTGGAAGCTGCCCACACGGCACCGTCCGTCGGCCACTCCCAGCCGTGGGACTTCGTCGTCATCCGCTCGGCGGAGACCCGGCGCACGATGCACGAACTGGCCCAGCGCCAGCGCGAGGCGTACGCCAAGTCGCTGCCCAAGGGCCGCGCGAAGCAGTTCAAGGAACTGAAGATCGAGGCCATCCTCGACACCCCGGTGAACATCGTCGTCACCGCCGACTCGACCCGGGGCGGCCGGCACACCCTCGGCCGTCACACCCAGCCGCAGATGGCCCCGTACTCATCGGCGCTCGCGGTCGAGAACCTGTGGCTCGCCGCCCGGGCCGAGGGCCTGGGCGTGGGCTGGGTCAGCTTCTTCGACGAGCGGGAGATGGTCCGCGAACTGGGCCTGCCCGAGCACCTGGACGTCGTCGCCTACCTCTGTGTCGGATACGTCGACGAGTTCCCGGAGGAGCCCGAGCTGCTGCAGGCGGGCTGGTCCAAGCGCCGCCCGCTCTCCTGGGTCGTGCACGAGGAGACGTACGGCCGTCGCGCGCTGCCCGGTGAGGAGCCGCACGACCTGCTCGCCGAGACCGTCTCCAACATCCGCCCGCTGGACGCCAAGGCGCTCGGTGAGGCGTGGGAGCGCCAGAAGCGCATGACCAAGCCGGCCGGGGCCCTGGGCATGCTGGAGATCATCTCCGCCCAGCTCTCGGGCCTCTCCAGGATGTGCCCGCCGCCGATCCCGGAGCCCGCGGCCGTCGCGATCTTCGCGGGCGACCACGGTGTCCACGCCCAGGGCGTCACCCCGTGGCCGCAGGAGGTCACCGGCCAGATGGTGGCCAACATCCTCGGCGGCGGAGCGGTCTGCAACGCCTTCGCCAACCAGGTCGGCGCCGAGGTCTGCGTCGTGGACGTCGGCGTGGCCTCCGATCTGCCCGCGACCCCGGGCCTCCTGCCGCGCAAGGTCCGCGCGGGCACGGCCGACATGACGACCGGCCCCGCGCTGACCCGCGAGGAGGTCAAGGCGGCCATCGAGGTGGGCATCGAGACGGCCCGTGACCTCGTGGCGGCCGGCAACAAGGCCCTGATCACGGGCGAGATGGGCATCGCCAACACCACCGCCTCCGCTGCCCTGATCTCCGTCTTCACGGACAGCGACCCGGCCGACGTCACAGGCCGCGGTACCGGCATCAACGACGAGACCCTGGCCCGCAAGACCGAGGTCGTACGCCGTGCCCTGGAGCTCCACCAGCCGGACCCGGCCGACCCGATCGGCGTCCTCGCGGCCATCGGCGGCCTGGAGCACGCCGCGATGGTGGGCCTCCTGCTGGGCGGCGCCTCCCTGCGCACCCCGGTGATCCTGGACGGCGTCAGCGCCGGCGCCGCCGCCCTGGTGGCCCGCGCCATCGCCCCCGAGGTCCTCGCGGCCTGCATCGCCGGCCACCGCAGCGCCGAACCGGGCCACGTGGCCGCCCTCAACAAGCTCGGCCTACGCCCCCTGGTCGACCTCGACCTCCGCCTCGGCGAGGGCACAGGCGCCCTCCTGGCCCTCCCGGTGGTCCAGAGCGCGGCCCGAGCAATGCACGAGGTAGCGACATTCGACTCGGCGGGGGTAACCGAGAAGTAG
- the cobA gene encoding uroporphyrinogen-III C-methyltransferase: protein MAENPAYPVGLRLTGRRVVVLGAGQVAQRRLPALIAAGADIHLVSPAATPSVEAMADAGELTWTRRPYEPGDLAEAWYALIATSDTEANAAASAEAEAHRVWCVRSDDADAATAWTPATGHSEGVTIAVLTTNAKGRDPRHTAAIRDAVVEGLRDGTLVAPHHRTRTPGVALVGGGPGDPDLITVRGRRLLAEADVVIADRLGPRDLLAELPPHVEVIDAAKIPYGRFMAQEAINNALIEHAKQGKAVVRLKGGDPYVYGRGMEEVQALAEAGIACTVVPGISSSISVPGAAGIPVTHRGVAHDFTVVSGHIAPDDERSLVDWAALAKLRGTLVILMGVDKVGAIARTLMDNGKSADTPVAVVQEGTTAAQRRVDATLATVAETVLAENVKPPSVIVIGEVVAVRPGSSSRASE from the coding sequence ATGGCCGAAAACCCCGCCTACCCCGTAGGCCTCCGCCTCACCGGCCGCCGCGTAGTAGTCCTCGGCGCCGGCCAGGTGGCCCAACGCCGCCTCCCGGCCCTCATCGCGGCAGGCGCGGACATCCACCTCGTGTCCCCGGCCGCCACCCCCTCCGTCGAGGCGATGGCGGACGCGGGCGAGCTGACCTGGACAAGGCGCCCGTACGAGCCCGGCGACCTCGCGGAAGCCTGGTACGCCCTGATCGCCACCAGCGACACCGAGGCGAACGCCGCCGCCTCCGCCGAGGCGGAGGCCCACCGAGTGTGGTGCGTCCGCTCGGACGACGCGGACGCGGCCACGGCCTGGACCCCGGCCACCGGCCACAGCGAGGGCGTCACGATCGCCGTCCTCACGACGAACGCGAAGGGCCGCGACCCCCGCCACACGGCGGCCATCAGGGACGCGGTCGTGGAGGGCCTGCGCGACGGCACCCTCGTCGCGCCCCATCACCGCACCCGCACCCCCGGCGTCGCCCTGGTCGGCGGCGGCCCCGGCGACCCGGACCTGATCACGGTCCGCGGCCGCCGCCTCCTCGCCGAGGCGGACGTGGTCATCGCCGACCGCCTCGGCCCCCGCGACCTCCTCGCCGAACTCCCGCCGCACGTCGAGGTGATCGACGCGGCGAAGATCCCGTACGGCCGTTTCATGGCTCAGGAGGCCATCAACAACGCGCTGATCGAGCACGCCAAGCAGGGCAAGGCGGTCGTCCGTCTGAAGGGCGGTGACCCCTACGTCTACGGCCGTGGCATGGAGGAGGTCCAGGCGCTGGCCGAGGCGGGCATCGCCTGCACGGTCGTCCCGGGCATCTCCAGCTCGATCTCCGTCCCGGGCGCGGCGGGCATCCCGGTCACCCACCGCGGGGTGGCCCACGACTTCACGGTCGTCAGCGGTCACATCGCCCCCGACGACGAACGCTCCCTGGTCGACTGGGCGGCCCTCGCCAAGCTCCGCGGCACCCTGGTCATCCTGATGGGCGTGGACAAGGTCGGCGCCATCGCCCGTACGTTGATGGACAACGGCAAGTCGGCGGACACGCCCGTGGCCGTCGTCCAGGAGGGCACGACCGCCGCGCAGCGCAGGGTCGACGCGACGCTCGCCACGGTCGCCGAGACCGTACTCGCCGAGAACGTGAAGCCCCCGTCGGTCATCGTCATCGGCGAGGTCGTGGCCGTGCGCCCGGGCAGCTCCTCGAGGGCGTCCGAGTAA
- a CDS encoding TrmH family RNA methyltransferase: protein MADLITVEDPADPRLRDYTGLTDVELRRKREPAEGLFIAEGEKVIRRAKDAGYEMRSMLLSAKWVDVMRDVIDELPAPVYAVSPDLAEQVTGYHVHRGALASMQRKPLPTPDDLLQTARRVVVMESVNDHTNIGAIFRSAAALGMDAVLLSPDCADPLYRRSVKVSMGAVFSVPYARLDTWPKGLETVREAGFTLLALTPDEKAKSLDEAAPHKMDRVALMLGAEGDGLSTQALVAADEWVRIPMAHGVDSLNVGAAAAVAFYAVATGRPQS from the coding sequence GTGGCCGATCTCATCACCGTTGAGGACCCAGCCGACCCCCGTCTGCGCGACTACACGGGCCTGACCGACGTGGAGCTGCGCCGCAAGCGAGAACCCGCCGAGGGCCTGTTCATCGCCGAGGGCGAGAAGGTCATCAGACGGGCCAAGGACGCCGGTTACGAGATGCGCTCGATGCTGCTCTCCGCCAAGTGGGTCGACGTCATGCGCGACGTCATCGACGAGCTGCCGGCCCCGGTGTACGCGGTCAGCCCGGACCTCGCCGAACAGGTCACCGGCTACCACGTGCACCGAGGCGCCCTCGCCTCCATGCAGCGCAAGCCGCTGCCGACCCCGGACGACCTGCTCCAGACGGCCCGCCGGGTCGTCGTCATGGAGTCGGTCAACGACCACACCAACATCGGCGCGATCTTCCGCAGCGCCGCCGCCCTCGGCATGGACGCGGTTCTGCTGTCCCCCGACTGCGCCGACCCGCTCTACCGCCGCTCCGTGAAGGTCTCCATGGGCGCGGTCTTCTCCGTCCCGTACGCCCGTCTGGACACCTGGCCCAAGGGCCTGGAAACGGTCCGCGAGGCAGGCTTCACCCTCCTCGCCCTCACCCCGGACGAGAAGGCCAAGTCCCTGGACGAGGCGGCCCCGCACAAGATGGACCGCGTGGCCCTGATGCTGGGCGCGGAGGGCGACGGCCTGTCCACCCAGGCCCTGGTGGCGGCGGACGAATGGGTCCGCATCCCCATGGCCCACGGCGTCGACTCCCTGAACGTGGGAGCGGCGGCAGCGGTCGCGTTCTACGCGGTGGCAACGGGCAGACCACAGAGTTAG
- a CDS encoding protein kinase domain-containing protein, with protein sequence MDMAMMRLRREDPRVVGSFRLHRRLGAGGMGVVYLGSDRRGQRVALKVIRPDLAEDQEFRSRFAREVSAARRIRGGCTARLVAADLEADRPWFATQYVPGPSLHDKVNDEGPLCAAEVAAVGAALSEGLVAVHEAGVVHRDLKPSNILLSPKGPRIIDFGIAWATGASTLTHVGTAVGSPGFLAPEQVRGAAVTPATDVFALGATLAYAATQDSPFGHGSSEVMLYRVVHEEAQLHGVPDALAPLVRACLAKDPEERPSTLQLSLRLKEIAAREAQGMGDARPPAPRTAEADRPTGRLTESYPEQRTQRRTQGTSSPRGNGSGGASRSGARPAPSRSGTGSRPGPPRSGSGRSGPRTTGTGRRPANPRLLRQRLFVFVVVTLLVALGIAAAQGCQGPARGLDRGGPGGDVRQAQTYGQRAVQLGG encoded by the coding sequence ATGGACATGGCGATGATGCGCCTGAGGCGCGAGGACCCGCGTGTCGTCGGCTCGTTCAGGCTTCACCGACGGCTCGGCGCGGGCGGGATGGGCGTTGTCTATCTGGGCTCCGACCGGCGTGGCCAGCGGGTCGCGCTGAAGGTGATCCGGCCGGACCTGGCGGAGGATCAGGAGTTCCGGTCGCGGTTCGCCCGTGAGGTGTCCGCGGCACGGCGGATCCGGGGCGGCTGCACCGCGCGGCTGGTCGCCGCGGATCTGGAAGCGGACCGGCCCTGGTTCGCGACGCAGTACGTGCCGGGACCCTCGCTGCACGACAAGGTCAACGACGAGGGCCCGCTCTGCGCGGCCGAGGTCGCGGCCGTCGGCGCCGCCCTCTCCGAGGGGCTCGTCGCCGTGCACGAGGCCGGTGTCGTCCACCGCGACCTGAAGCCGTCGAACATCCTGCTGTCCCCGAAGGGGCCACGCATCATCGACTTCGGCATCGCCTGGGCGACCGGTGCGAGCACGCTGACGCACGTCGGTACGGCGGTGGGGTCGCCCGGGTTCCTGGCGCCTGAGCAGGTGCGGGGCGCGGCGGTCACGCCGGCCACGGACGTGTTCGCCCTGGGGGCCACGCTGGCCTACGCGGCGACCCAGGACTCGCCCTTCGGGCACGGCAGTTCCGAAGTGATGCTCTACAGAGTCGTGCACGAGGAGGCGCAGCTGCACGGGGTGCCGGACGCGCTGGCCCCTCTCGTACGGGCCTGTCTGGCGAAGGACCCCGAGGAGCGGCCCAGCACGCTGCAGTTGTCGCTGCGGCTGAAGGAGATCGCGGCCCGGGAGGCACAGGGGATGGGCGACGCACGGCCGCCCGCGCCCCGTACCGCCGAGGCCGACCGGCCGACCGGGCGGCTCACCGAGAGCTACCCGGAGCAGCGCACTCAGCGGCGTACGCAGGGCACGTCCTCGCCTCGCGGGAACGGCAGCGGCGGTGCGTCGCGGTCGGGGGCCCGTCCGGCGCCCTCGCGGTCCGGTACGGGGAGTCGGCCCGGGCCGCCCCGGAGTGGGTCGGGACGTTCCGGGCCGCGGACCACCGGGACGGGGCGGCGGCCTGCCAATCCGCGGTTGTTGCGGCAGCGGTTGTTTGTGTTCGTGGTCGTGACGCTGTTGGTGGCGTTGGGGATTGCGGCGGCGCAGGGGTGTCAGGGGCCCGCCCGGGGGCTTGATCGTGGGGGCCCGGGCGGGGATGTGCGGCAGGCGCAGACGTACGGACAGAGAGCGGTTCAGCTCGGCGGGTGA
- a CDS encoding aminoglycoside phosphotransferase family protein, with translation MTADLLPALRAKVRAVAHPAAEACVCGTETSVLADRPDGTVVRHAGTVAKAHAADTDSGELAARMAVAAHPRLDGILLPPRRPTAVESHGRPVTFWPYGSPVDRDDPDAAPWEAAATLLARLHRTPQSVLPPGFPPMRGPAKAARAVARLHAAGPHPAAAPVLRAWAVLPAWARDEAPMPYARTLCHGDLHLGQLVRTRDGGWLLIDIDDLGLGEPAWDLARPAAWFACGLLPPDEWARFLTAYQKADGPAVPADGDPWPALDVPARALTVQTAALAIAKSVAAERPLDEVETSVIDACDRMATHPPELAGEYAT, from the coding sequence GTGACCGCAGACCTGCTGCCCGCGCTCCGGGCGAAGGTGCGGGCCGTCGCTCATCCGGCGGCGGAAGCCTGTGTCTGCGGTACGGAGACCTCCGTGCTGGCCGACCGGCCCGACGGCACCGTCGTCCGGCACGCCGGCACCGTGGCGAAGGCGCACGCCGCCGACACCGACTCCGGCGAGCTCGCGGCGCGGATGGCGGTCGCGGCGCATCCCCGGCTCGACGGCATCCTCCTGCCCCCGCGGAGACCGACCGCGGTCGAGTCGCACGGACGGCCGGTCACCTTCTGGCCGTACGGCAGTCCCGTGGACCGGGACGACCCCGACGCCGCCCCGTGGGAGGCGGCCGCCACCCTCCTCGCGCGGCTCCACCGGACGCCGCAGTCCGTGCTCCCGCCCGGCTTCCCGCCCATGCGCGGCCCGGCCAAGGCGGCCCGCGCCGTCGCGCGCCTCCACGCGGCAGGCCCGCACCCGGCGGCCGCCCCGGTCCTGCGCGCCTGGGCCGTCCTGCCCGCCTGGGCGAGGGACGAGGCCCCGATGCCGTACGCGCGCACGCTGTGCCACGGTGACCTCCACCTGGGCCAGCTGGTGCGGACGCGGGACGGCGGCTGGCTGCTCATCGACATCGACGACCTGGGCCTGGGCGAGCCCGCGTGGGATCTGGCCCGCCCCGCGGCCTGGTTCGCCTGCGGCCTGCTCCCGCCCGACGAGTGGGCCCGCTTCCTCACGGCGTATCAGAAGGCCGATGGCCCGGCGGTCCCGGCGGACGGCGATCCCTGGCCGGCCCTCGACGTCCCGGCCCGCGCCCTGACCGTGCAGACCGCCGCCCTGGCGATCGCCAAGTCGGTCGCGGCGGAGCGCCCGTTGGACGAGGTGGAAACGTCCGTCATCGACGCTTGTGACCGAATGGCCACACACCCGCCGGAGTTGGCGGGAGAATACGCGACGTAG